GCCGTCGTCGCCGTCCCGGTGCTGGCGGAGGGCGCCGACCTGCAGGTGGAGGTGGAGCCGGGAGCGCCGATCACCGTCCGCCCGCACGCCGGCCCCGCGGACACCCGGGTCCGGTGGACGCCGGTGCGGGTGCCGACCGAACTGCCCGCGCCGATCCCGCTCGATCCCGCCACCGGGTTCGCCACCGCCGCCGTCGACGAGACCGACACCTACGGCCTGCGCCCCCGCGGTGTGGCCCTCCGCACGGCCCCCTCGACCGGGGCGCCGGTGGTCGAGGAGGTCTTCCACGGCGAGATCCTGCGGGCCCGGTGCTGGGCGCGCGGCGACGTGGTCGGCGACGGGCACGAGGCCAACCGGCGGGGGGAGTACGTGAGCGACGTGTGGATCCGCGTCCGCACGTGGGCGGACGAGCGGGCGTGGATCCCCGACACCCGCTTCGCGCGGACCGGCGCCGGGGGGCTCGGGCTGCCGCCGTGCGCGGAGCTCAGCTGACGGGAGCCGTTGGCTGGGTCGTCGGCTGGGCGGCGAGGTGGCCGATGCGCTCGAGCTCGCGTCGGACCGCGGCGACCCGGGCCCGGTCGCGGCTGCCGGCGGCGACGGTGTCGACGTCGCCGAACGCGCCGAGCTCCTGGCGGGCGGTGCCCACCTGCGCGCTGATCGTGCCGAACAGCTCCACGACGGCGCCGCCGATGTGGGCGCGCGCCCCCTCGATCCGGCCGTCGACCGCGAGCACCCGGATGGACTCGAGCTCGGTGCGGACGTGCCCGGCGTGGGCGGCCAGGCTGGTCAGCAGGCCGCCGAGTCGCTCCTGCAGGCCGAGCAGGTCCTCGACGCTGTCGACGAGGCAGCGCGTCAGGACCCGCAGGTCGGCGCCCGCGCCGCCGTCGCCGGTCGCGAGCAGCTCGCCGATGAACACCGTCGCCATCTCGGTCTGCAGGTTGCTGACCGCGATGCGGAACCCGAGGTCACCGAGGAGGTCGACGGCGCGGTCGATGTCACCGCCGAGGGCCTCGATCTGGGGGCGGATGGTCGTGAAGTGGCCCCGCATGATCCCGGCCACCGCGCTGAGGGTGGCGCCTCGCACCCCCAACCGGTCCGAGGCCAGCTGGGCGTTGAGGCTGAACAGGCGGATCTGCTCGGCCAGGCCCAGCACGTACTCCGACCGGTCCGCCAGGGTGCGGTTGAGCGTCGCGTAGGCCTCGATGTCGCGCAGCAGCTGGACGAGGAAGTCGTGGACGGTGGTGCACGCGTCGAGCAGCCCGTGGAGGTCGGCGCGCTCGTGCGCACCCCCGCCGTGGCGGCGGCCGTGGGCGCCCGCCGTGCCGAGGGCGGCCTGCCGTGCGGTCACCTCGGCGGTGAACCCGGCTCGCATGAACGCCTCGTAGCCGTCGAAGCCGGCCTCGGCGAGGCGCTGGGCCAACCGCTCGGCCGCGGCGTCCATGCCCCGCTCGTGCGCGCGGGGCCGGCCGTCCAGGTCGACGAGCCGTTCGATCTCGCGGAGCTCGGCGTACAGCGGGACGACCAGGCCGAACACGTCGCTGGTGGGCTTCAGCCGGATCGACAGGTAGCCGCCGTCGATCGGCACCACGGAGGCCATCACCCAGTAGTGGCACCCGTCCGCGGCCATGTTCTTCACGTAGGCGGCGATCGGACGGCCGGACTGGATGAAGTCCCACAGCAGCCGGAACACGGCGCGCGGCATGTCGGGGTGACGGATGATGTTGTGGGGGCTCCCGACGAGCTGGCCCTCTCCGTAGCCGCTGATGCGGGTGAAGACCTCGTTGCCCGAGAGGATCCGGCCCTTCAGGTCGGTCGTCGAGAAGAACAGCTCCTCGACGCCGAAGGGCCGTTCCCTCCCGGTCGGCTGCGGTGCGGTTCGTTCCATCCGTGGTCCCTGGTCCGGACCCGCGACGATGCGGGTGACGGCGCCAGATCGGACGATCGGCCCGCCGGTTGAGGGGTTCGGGTGAACTCCCGTGAACGGGACTCACCGGTGGTCACCGGGTGGTGACGTGCGGGCCGTACCCTGTCGGCATGCGACGTCGCGCCGCCCTCACCGCCTCGGTCGCCATCGGCGTGCTGGTCGTCCTGGCGCTCGCCGGCCAGGGGCGGCTGTCGGGACCGATCCTCGTCTCGGTGACGTCGCGGCACGGGATCCACCTGGGCGACCTGCTCGTGGTCCTGGCCGGCGTGACGGCGATCGCCGCGGTGATCCGGCTGGCCCGCCGCTGAGGGTCAGCCGTGCAGCCCACCGTGATCGACGTCGCCCCCGGCACCCACCGGATCCGGGCGTCCCACACCAACGCCGTGCTGATCACCGACGGTGCGGACGCGACGCTGATCGACACGGGGTACCCGCGCGATCGCGAGCTGATCGAGTCCGCGCTGCGTGAGGTCGGGCGGCGGCCGGCGGACCTGTCGGCCGTCCTGCTCACCCACGCGCACGCCGACCACCTGGGCTGCGCGGCGTGGCTCGCCGAGACCTGGGGCGTGCCCGTCCACTGCCACGTCGACGAGGCCCCGCACGCCCGCGGCGAGGTGGACCAGGTGATCGGTGAGCGCGACATCCTCCCGCACATCTGGCGGCCGGGGGTGCTGGCCTTCACCCTCAACGCGGTCACCAGGGGAGGGTTGCGCCCACGCCGCCTGCGGGAGGTCACCACGTTCGCCGACGGCGAGGTCGTCGACGTCCCGGGCCGTCCCGTCGCGGTGCACACCCCCGGTCACACCAGCGGCCACGCCGGGTTCCACCTGCCCGACCGCGGGGTGCTGGTCACCGGCGACGCGCTGACGACCGTCGACGTGTGGGACCACCGGCGCCGGGGGCCGCAGACCCTCCGGCCGGCGTTCAACCACGACCACGAGCGGGCGCTCGCGTCCCTCGAGCGGTACGCGGCGCTCGCCGCCGACGTCGTCCTGCCCGGTCACGGCCGCCCCTACCGGGGGACGCCGGCGCAGGCGGTGGCCGAGGCGCGGTCCCGCTGACGGCGCCCCCTCCCACTGGCCGCTGACCCAGTTCCCAGATCTGAGCTGTAGCTCAGCCGGCGGGCCTGGACCCCAGATCCGAGGGTCCTGCGCCGGACGCTTTACCACAGATCTGAGCCGCAGCTCCGCCGGCGGTGGTGAACCCCAGATCTGGGACCTGTGTGGTGGACGTCTCAGGTCCCTTCGGGACCGGCCGATCGGAGAGCCGCATGGCCACCACGCGTGCGCGGACAGCCGGGCCGGTCGTCGACCGGGCCGCAGGCGTCCGCGACCCCGGGATGCGGCGGACCGACCGGCACCTGCTCGGGCTCCCCGCCGCGCGCCCGCGCACGGTCGACCTCGACGACACCGCCGACCTCGGCGCCGTCGCCCGGATCGTCTACGTCGCTCCCGCAGACGGCTCCCGGGAGGCGCGCACGATGCCTGCCCCGATCCCCGCCGAGCCCCTCCCGGTCGAGCCGAAGGCGATCGGGGTGATCGTCGTGGTGCTGGCGATCATCGCCGGCATCCTGCTCGCCACGGCCGGCGGACCGGATGCCGAGCTGGTGAGCGACACGCCGTCCGTCGTGCCCCTCCCGCCCGAGGTGGCCGCCCCGATCGCGGCCGGCGACCAGGTGCGCGTCCCGATGGACCTCATCGGCGAGCCGCTCGAGGACGCCATCGACGAGCTGCAGGCCTCCGGACTGCAGGCCGCCGGCGAGCACGTCTTCGCCACCGCCGATGGCCGTGTGCCCGTCGTCACCGGCGTCGCGCCCCGCTCGGGTGCGCTCGTGCCGGCCGGCAGCGCGGTCACCCTGACCGCCGAGCTGCCCGCTGCCCCCTCCACCCCGACCCCCGGGCCGGAGGCCTCGGACCGGACTGACCCCTCCGACGACGAGCCGGTGCCGTTCGCCGTCGAGCTAATCGCCGGCAGCCCCGCGGGGTCCGGCTGCACCCCGGGGCCGGGTCCCCTCCCCGACGGGCAGTGGGTCGTCCTGGTGGACGGCGTCGACGACGCCGGCATCGCCGTGGACCTCGTCTGCTACGACAGCGCGACCGGCACGGTCACGAACGAGAGCCCGCAGCTGCGGACCGTGGCCCTGGCTGCCGACGCCCCCCTCACCTGCGGTGACGAGCGCTGCACCCGGGCGGACCTGGACGACGCCATGGTGGCGGTGCTCGAGACCCGCGGCGGGAGCGCCCGCGCCGTCCACGTGCTCCTGAACGGCTGATCAGGCCCCACCCCTCACCCGGTTCGCACAGGGCCCCGGAACTGGATGGCAGCGGCGGTCAGCTCGCCGGCGCGCCCGGTGGCTCCGCCAACCCAAGTACCCGGAGGCGGGCGGTGACCCGCTCGGCGAGGTAGGCCTGGCCGGCGGCGGTCAGGCCGGTCCCGTCGGCGGAAACGGACCGGTCGGCGTTGCCGTCACCGGCGGGGGCGGCGACCGTGCCGGTGCCCGTGATCCACTGCTCCGCCAGCGGGTCGATGAAGGGGATGTTCCGGCGGCGGGCGGCCGCCTCGATCGAGTCGCGCACCGCGAGCACCTCCGCCGGCGGGGAGCCCTCGTGCCAGATCGGCCCGACGACGACGAGCTGGGTGTCGCGGCTGGTCAACAGGATGGTGTCGAACAGCTCGTCGGCGGCCGGTCGCACCGCGGCGATCGCGTCGGCGTCGTCGGCGCCGCCGGCGATGACCATGAGCCCCGGCGGGTCGGTCTCGAGGATGGCCGCCTCGGCCGCGGCGGCGAACGCGTCGCCCGACGGATCGACGTAGGCGCCGGTGCCGCCGGCATCGACGACGTCCCAGCCGGTCAGCTCGGACAGGTCGGTCGCGTACCCCTCCTCTCCGTCGGGTCCGACGGCGTAGCGGTCACCGAGCACGACGGCGCGCCTCGAGCCGGCGACGGACGCCGTGGCGGTGTCCGAGGGGGCAGGAGTGGCCGTCGCTGGTGCATCGGTGCCCGGTGGGGTGGCGGTCGTGACGGCTGCGGGGGGCTCCGGCGCAGCGGCGGTCCGGTCCGGCGTGGGCTCCTCGTCCACGTCGACCGGGCCCTCGCTGGCAACACCGACCTCGACGTCTGACCCGCTGCCCGGCCGGTACATCGCCATCACGCCGAACAGCACCACCACCCCGATCACCGCGAGGGCGAACCGCAGACCCTCGGACCGCGCCCACCGGCTGCGGCGGCGACGTTGGCGGCGATCGGACCCCGAACGTCCTTGCCCCGTCCTGGACCGCCCTCGTGAAGTCCCCACCACCTCATCCTGTCAGATCTCCTGGGTTCCCCTCCCCGATCTGCAGCGACGCCCGTTCCGCCCCCTCGAGTGCACCTCGACGGGTATGCCACAGCCGGCGTCCGGCTGTGGACGACGGCGACCGGGACGCGTCCAGGGTCCTAGACTCCCTGCATGGCCGGTGCCCCCGACGACGACCTCCGCACGATGCTGCGGGAGTTCCGCGCCAGCGTCTCAGCGCAGCTCGACGACCACGGCCGGCGGTTGGACCGCCTCGAGGCCCGCATGGGCGGGCTTGAGGGGCGCATCGATGGGCTCGAGGGGCGCGTGGATGGGCTCGAAGGGCGCATGGTCGAGCTCAGGGATGAGGTGCGGGACCGCACCCGCACGATGGAGACCGCGATCCTGAACGCCATCCGGGACCTCGCCCGCGATGTCGACCGACGGCTGACGGCGCTCGAGGGGTAGCGCCACGCCATCGCGCTGGCGGTGCGGTCCTGGCCGGACATGCAGGCGCGGCGGCTCAGCGGCAGTCGTGATGTGCCGATGGCGGTCGGGTCATGCCGTCTTCCTCCCACTTCCCAGGCTCCACCCACGCCCGCCCACTGCGCACGACCGTCGTGCTCGCGATGACCGCCGTGCTGGCCCTGCCCACCCTCGTACCCACCAAGCCGGTCGTCGCCGAGGTCCCCGCCGCGCCACCGGCCGTCGTCGCCCCGACCCTGCCATCGCCTGCCGACGTGCTGGCCCAGGCGGCCGCCGCTCCTGACGCCCGGCAGGCCGTCGCCCCCGTCCGACCCGAGACCGCCGGGGGCTGGACTCCGCCCGTCGACGCCGAGGTGACGTCGGGGTTCGGCACCCGCACCCACCCGATCTCGGGGAGCGCACGGCACCACGACGGGTTCGACTACCCCGCCCCGGGCGGCACGACGATCCGCGCCGTCGCCGACGGCGTGGTCGCCTCCGCCGCTTGGCAGGGCGGGTACGGCACCACGGTCGTCATCGACCACGGCGGCGGACTGACCACGTTGTACGCCCACCAGTCGACGACCGCCGTCGCGGCGGGTCAGCCCGTCGGGGCGGGCGACGTCATCGGCGCGGTGGGCTCGACCGGCGCCTCCACCGGTGCTCACCTGCACCTCGAGGTGCGCATCGACGACACCGCCGTCGACCCGGCGGCCTACCTCGCGACGCACTGACCGGACACGCCGTCCCGCACGTGCTGCAGTGTCCACGGCGGCCCGGTGGTCTCACTCGAGGCCCGGGACGTCCGCATCGACGGGTCATGGGTCGTGGCCGGCAGTGGTCCGCCAGCCGTGGAGGGCGAGGAGTCGCCGCCGGGTCTGCACGGCAGCGTCGATCCCACGGTGCAGCGTCGCGTCGATGGTGAGCTGCCGTCGTCCGCAGCCGTCGGGCTGAGGAGTCAGGTCGTCGTGTCCTCGTCGACGGTTGTCGGGGTCGGTGGCGATGGTCCGGCCATCGGGGTCGAGCCATCGTCGTCGACCGGGCGGGCCGGTCAACCGGTAGCCGCCACGGGTCTTCTCGCGGTGGTGGGCCGAGCACAGCCAGGCGAGCTGGTCCAGCACCGTCCGGTGGGTTTCGGCCCACGGTGCGACGTGATCGATCTCCAACAGGTGGCTCGACCTACAGGTAGGTACTTCACATTCATACCCCCGGGCCTCGAGCGCGGTGCGCTGGTGGGCGGTGGCCTGACGGCTGAGGTGGGTGACGTTGGCCACGTCGACGCCGTCGCGGATCACGACCGCCAGCTCGGCGTCGGGGATGAGCGGCAGCACCGCCGACACCGGCACCCGCCCGACGCCGGCGATGTCACAGGTCTCACCCGCGAGGGCATGGCCGCGTCGCAGGGCGGCGGCGTCGACGGTGACGATGACCTTCTGCTGGCGACCACGGCCACTGCCGGTGGGCGGGCTGGCAGGGGCCTCGCCATCGGTGGTGGCGTCGCCGGCCTGGTCGCCGTCGACGCCCGGTGTCGTGCCGGCCGCGGCGAGCACGTCGAAGAGCGCGTCGAAGCGGTAGGCCCCATCGTCCTCACGCCGCCCCTCCGCACGCGCAGCCCTGAACCGGTGGTCGTGGGCGGCGCGGAGGGCGGCGTCGAAGCGGGCGCCGAAGTCGGCGGGACCGGAGATGAACGTCTTCCACTCACCATCAGACTCCCGCCACGACCGACACGTCCGCCGGCGCCAGTGCAGCTGCCGGGTTGCCTCCGGGTCCGGATCGGCGTTCGCTCGGGTGTCACGGCAGGTGCGCCGCAGATCCTCCGCCGACTGCTGGGATGCCGCCGTCACCAGCGACCCTGCCGCTTCCGGCGCGGCCGTGACCGCGTCAGCGATCGCGTCGACCTGGGCCTCTGACAGCGCACCCTGGCGGACCGCGTCAGCCACCTCGGGCTGGTCGGTCAGCCGGGTCGAGGTGCGGTGCCGCTGGCGGGCCTGGGACTGCGTGGTCCCGGTCGCTTTGGCGAGCGTGACCGTGTCCGTGCGGCGGGCCATCGCGGTCACCATCCCGTCGACCAGCCGCTTGGCCTGACCGAGGTCCGCCACCACCCCACCCACGTCGGCATCGGCGATCGCGTCAGGGTCCAGCCGTGCCGCGAGGTGCTGGAGGTCCGTGACGAGATCGGTCACCTCCACCGGCTCCACCACCCCACTCCTGACCATGCGATCACCATACGCAGGGGGTGCGACACACCACCGCCGCCTACATCCACATCTCCAGCTGGCTGAGCAGACGTCCGCCGCGAGCGGTCACCGCCGCAGTCAGTGGTCGAGGTCGGCGAGGACGGCCATGGCGGCGTTGCGGCCGTTGATGGCCATCACGCTGCCGCCCGGGTAGGTGCCGGCGCCGCAGAGGTACACGCCGTCCATCGGGGTCCGGGCGGGCAGCCGTCGGTCCCACATGTGCTCGGGGAGGCACTCGCCCTGGAAGATGTGGCCGCCGGTCAGGCCGACCTCGGCCTCGATGTCGGGGGGACCCATGACCTCCATCGCCACGATCGACTCGGCGAAGCCGGTCGTGAACCGGCCGATCGACTCGATGACGACATGGCCGACCCGCTCCCGCCAGGCGTCCCACCCGCGCCCGTCGG
This portion of the Euzebya sp. genome encodes:
- a CDS encoding DUF222 domain-containing protein, translated to MVRSGVVEPVEVTDLVTDLQHLAARLDPDAIADADVGGVVADLGQAKRLVDGMVTAMARRTDTVTLAKATGTTQSQARQRHRTSTRLTDQPEVADAVRQGALSEAQVDAIADAVTAAPEAAGSLVTAASQQSAEDLRRTCRDTRANADPDPEATRQLHWRRRTCRSWRESDGEWKTFISGPADFGARFDAALRAAHDHRFRAARAEGRREDDGAYRFDALFDVLAAAGTTPGVDGDQAGDATTDGEAPASPPTGSGRGRQQKVIVTVDAAALRRGHALAGETCDIAGVGRVPVSAVLPLIPDAELAVVIRDGVDVANVTHLSRQATAHQRTALEARGYECEVPTCRSSHLLEIDHVAPWAETHRTVLDQLAWLCSAHHREKTRGGYRLTGPPGRRRWLDPDGRTIATDPDNRRRGHDDLTPQPDGCGRRQLTIDATLHRGIDAAVQTRRRLLALHGWRTTAGHDP
- a CDS encoding MBL fold metallo-hydrolase, with protein sequence MQPTVIDVAPGTHRIRASHTNAVLITDGADATLIDTGYPRDRELIESALREVGRRPADLSAVLLTHAHADHLGCAAWLAETWGVPVHCHVDEAPHARGEVDQVIGERDILPHIWRPGVLAFTLNAVTRGGLRPRRLREVTTFADGEVVDVPGRPVAVHTPGHTSGHAGFHLPDRGVLVTGDALTTVDVWDHRRRGPQTLRPAFNHDHERALASLERYAALAADVVLPGHGRPYRGTPAQAVAEARSR
- a CDS encoding SH3 domain-containing protein, whose protein sequence is MTARTGGGGGARHLRHLLVGALVAVAVGAVAGIRLPAADVRAASSFVTADVRAGGHVVIAVVDPADNHVVDLRYGSRRTSFGLSAGDTDAVVAVPVLAEGADLQVEVEPGAPITVRPHAGPADTRVRWTPVRVPTELPAPIPLDPATGFATAAVDETDTYGLRPRGVALRTAPSTGAPVVEEVFHGEILRARCWARGDVVGDGHEANRRGEYVSDVWIRVRTWADERAWIPDTRFARTGAGGLGLPPCAELS
- a CDS encoding PASTA domain-containing protein gives rise to the protein MATTRARTAGPVVDRAAGVRDPGMRRTDRHLLGLPAARPRTVDLDDTADLGAVARIVYVAPADGSREARTMPAPIPAEPLPVEPKAIGVIVVVLAIIAGILLATAGGPDAELVSDTPSVVPLPPEVAAPIAAGDQVRVPMDLIGEPLEDAIDELQASGLQAAGEHVFATADGRVPVVTGVAPRSGALVPAGSAVTLTAELPAAPSTPTPGPEASDRTDPSDDEPVPFAVELIAGSPAGSGCTPGPGPLPDGQWVVLVDGVDDAGIAVDLVCYDSATGTVTNESPQLRTVALAADAPLTCGDERCTRADLDDAMVAVLETRGGSARAVHVLLNG
- a CDS encoding PAS domain-containing protein — its product is MERTAPQPTGRERPFGVEELFFSTTDLKGRILSGNEVFTRISGYGEGQLVGSPHNIIRHPDMPRAVFRLLWDFIQSGRPIAAYVKNMAADGCHYWVMASVVPIDGGYLSIRLKPTSDVFGLVVPLYAELREIERLVDLDGRPRAHERGMDAAAERLAQRLAEAGFDGYEAFMRAGFTAEVTARQAALGTAGAHGRRHGGGAHERADLHGLLDACTTVHDFLVQLLRDIEAYATLNRTLADRSEYVLGLAEQIRLFSLNAQLASDRLGVRGATLSAVAGIMRGHFTTIRPQIEALGGDIDRAVDLLGDLGFRIAVSNLQTEMATVFIGELLATGDGGAGADLRVLTRCLVDSVEDLLGLQERLGGLLTSLAAHAGHVRTELESIRVLAVDGRIEGARAHIGGAVVELFGTISAQVGTARQELGAFGDVDTVAAGSRDRARVAAVRRELERIGHLAAQPTTQPTAPVS
- a CDS encoding M23 family metallopeptidase: MTAVLALPTLVPTKPVVAEVPAAPPAVVAPTLPSPADVLAQAAAAPDARQAVAPVRPETAGGWTPPVDAEVTSGFGTRTHPISGSARHHDGFDYPAPGGTTIRAVADGVVASAAWQGGYGTTVVIDHGGGLTTLYAHQSTTAVAAGQPVGAGDVIGAVGSTGASTGAHLHLEVRIDDTAVDPAAYLATH